In Methanofollis fontis, the following proteins share a genomic window:
- a CDS encoding GIY-YIG nuclease family protein, translated as MKGIYCLILQNRACDLEVGRLGTVAFREGWHLYVGSALGPGGLPARVGRHARCAAARDRPPRWHIDRLLLSPAFRLCGAVCGQTEERLECRLARTIGGDAVPGFGCTDCTCGSHLFYRTKEPFEEVEAAFRKIGIIALTRKTNKGESNLNV; from the coding sequence ATGAAAGGGATCTACTGCCTGATCCTCCAGAACCGGGCCTGCGACCTGGAGGTCGGGCGCCTGGGCACCGTCGCCTTCAGGGAGGGCTGGCACCTCTATGTGGGCTCCGCCCTGGGCCCCGGCGGCCTCCCCGCCCGCGTCGGGAGGCACGCCCGTTGCGCCGCCGCACGGGACCGCCCGCCGCGATGGCACATCGACAGACTCCTCCTCTCCCCCGCATTCCGGCTTTGCGGCGCCGTCTGTGGTCAGACCGAAGAACGGCTGGAGTGCCGGCTTGCCCGCACCATCGGGGGGGACGCCGTCCCCGGCTTCGGGTGCACGGACTGCACCTGCGGATCGCACCTGTTCTATCGCACCAAAGAGCCTTTTGAGGAAGTGGAGGCTGCTTTCAGGAAAATCGGCATCATTGCCCTCACCAGAAAGACCAATAAGGGGGAGAGTAATCTCAATGTATGA
- a CDS encoding pyridoxal phosphate-dependent aminotransferase — protein sequence MRALSEKVGAVAPSATIQISDAAKRMRREGIDVISLSIGEPDFATPEHIVAACCDALARGETHYAPSNGIPELLTAIAEKSRTGNGIPCEAANVIATCGAKDAIFQAMQACLNPGDEVVLPDPSWVSYEPCIQMAGGRAVHHPLRSPSFQIDDAILERVGPRTRMIVVNTPSNPTGTVLSRQSLRLVADLCQDYDLIALSDEIYEKLIYEKEHISLASLDGMAERTITVNGFSKAYAMTGWRLGWAVAPLPILRQMAKVQQHSVSHPPTFVMWGGVAALTGDQSCVEAMRREFADRRRYMLDEFGAMDMTVAPPDGAFYVFVQVEGDDMAVAEEWLHSAHVAATPGSAFNAPGWMRLSYAASLPSLKEAARRIRLWKSR from the coding sequence ATGAGGGCCCTCTCAGAGAAGGTGGGTGCGGTCGCCCCCTCGGCGACCATCCAGATATCGGATGCCGCAAAACGGATGAGACGGGAGGGGATCGACGTGATCTCCCTCTCCATCGGCGAACCCGACTTTGCGACACCCGAGCATATCGTGGCGGCCTGCTGCGACGCCCTCGCTCGCGGTGAGACCCATTACGCTCCTTCGAACGGGATCCCTGAACTCCTGACCGCCATCGCCGAGAAATCTCGGACCGGGAACGGCATTCCCTGCGAAGCGGCCAACGTAATCGCCACCTGCGGGGCGAAGGACGCCATCTTCCAGGCGATGCAGGCCTGCCTGAACCCCGGCGACGAAGTGGTCCTCCCCGACCCCTCCTGGGTGAGTTATGAGCCCTGCATCCAGATGGCCGGCGGGCGGGCGGTGCACCACCCTCTGCGCTCCCCCTCCTTCCAGATCGACGACGCCATCCTGGAGCGGGTGGGGCCGCGGACCCGGATGATCGTGGTGAACACCCCGTCCAACCCGACCGGCACGGTGCTCTCCCGGCAGTCGTTGCGCCTCGTGGCCGATCTCTGCCAGGACTACGACCTCATCGCCCTCTCGGACGAGATCTACGAGAAACTCATCTACGAGAAGGAGCACATCTCTCTGGCCTCCCTCGACGGCATGGCCGAGCGCACGATCACCGTCAACGGTTTCTCCAAGGCCTATGCAATGACCGGGTGGCGTCTCGGCTGGGCGGTCGCCCCACTGCCGATCCTGCGGCAGATGGCAAAGGTGCAGCAGCATTCGGTCTCCCATCCGCCGACCTTTGTGATGTGGGGCGGTGTTGCGGCCCTCACCGGTGACCAGTCCTGCGTGGAGGCGATGCGGCGCGAGTTCGCCGACCGCCGCAGGTATATGCTCGACGAGTTCGGCGCCATGGACATGACGGTCGCCCCGCCGGACGGCGCCTTCTATGTGTTCGTACAGGTCGAGGGCGACGACATGGCGGTGGCGGAGGAATGGCTCCATTCGGCCCATGTGGCGGCGACGCCGGGCAGCGCTTTCAACGCCCCCGGATGGATGCGCCTCTCCTATGCCGCCTCCCTCCCCTCCCTCAAAGAGGCAGCACGACGGATCCGGCTCTGGAAGAGCAGGTGA
- a CDS encoding pyridoxal-phosphate-dependent aminotransferase family protein has protein sequence MENERLLMLPGPVPVPERVRQAMMRQAINHRGPEFGAAYEASVDVLKDCFGTENEVYIISGSGTAGMEAAVANFGRGKKIASPVNGKFGDRLLKIAQRYGDATAIESEWGTPIDLDAVAESLENGAEMVTMVHNETSAGILNPAKEVGALARKHDALFVMDGVTSVGGDEVLADDWGVDVAIVGSQKCLAAPSGLAAVAVSERAWERIVEDRPFYLDLAAYRKSGSKSPMETPYTPAVPLFLGLAESLAIIREEGMAARIARHRRMSSAVRAAVSAWGLDLFPTLDAVHAYSNTVTAVRMPEGVTDSALRGTVKRMGIEIAGGQDHLKGNIFRIGSMGAVSAPEILATLAAVQHALRTAGAKDVGDGVEAAAGVLDA, from the coding sequence ATGGAAAACGAACGACTCCTGATGCTGCCGGGTCCGGTGCCGGTGCCCGAACGGGTGCGGCAGGCGATGATGCGGCAGGCGATCAACCATCGCGGCCCTGAGTTCGGCGCCGCCTATGAAGCGAGTGTGGACGTGCTGAAGGACTGCTTCGGCACAGAAAACGAGGTCTATATCATCTCGGGCTCGGGTACGGCCGGGATGGAGGCGGCGGTCGCCAATTTCGGCCGGGGCAAAAAGATCGCCTCCCCCGTCAACGGTAAGTTCGGCGACCGACTCCTCAAAATTGCTCAGCGTTACGGCGATGCGACGGCGATCGAGTCCGAATGGGGCACGCCGATCGACCTGGATGCCGTCGCTGAATCCCTGGAGAACGGTGCGGAGATGGTGACGATGGTCCACAACGAGACTTCGGCCGGCATACTCAACCCGGCGAAGGAGGTCGGGGCCCTCGCCCGCAAGCACGACGCCCTCTTCGTCATGGACGGCGTCACCTCGGTCGGCGGCGATGAGGTGCTCGCCGATGACTGGGGCGTGGACGTGGCGATCGTGGGATCGCAGAAGTGCCTGGCCGCCCCCTCGGGATTGGCGGCCGTCGCCGTCTCTGAGCGGGCCTGGGAGCGGATCGTTGAGGATCGCCCCTTCTACCTCGACCTCGCCGCCTACCGGAAGAGCGGCTCGAAGAGCCCGATGGAGACCCCCTACACCCCGGCGGTCCCCCTCTTCCTTGGCCTGGCCGAATCGCTCGCCATTATCCGTGAGGAGGGCATGGCCGCCAGGATCGCCCGCCACCGCCGCATGTCATCAGCGGTCCGCGCCGCTGTATCGGCATGGGGGCTCGACCTCTTCCCGACGCTCGACGCCGTCCACGCCTACTCCAACACCGTCACGGCGGTGCGGATGCCTGAGGGCGTCACCGACAGCGCCCTCCGGGGCACGGTGAAGCGGATGGGGATCGAGATCGCCGGCGGTCAGGACCACCTCAAGGGCAATATCTTCCGGATCGGCTCGATGGGTGCGGTCTCCGCCCCGGAGATTCTGGCCACACTGGCCGCCGTCCAGCACGCCCTCCGCACGGCCGGCGCAAAAGACGTTGGCGACGGCGTGGAGGCCGCTGCCGGGGTGCTCGACGCATGA
- a CDS encoding YunC family protein, which produces MSGTEEIPIPLREREAAGYVIPLGPANLVFAKTENGLLGCGAFDVDALERFGYPAARIRPSGESVRDIDDLLNGTVAAANAPARARGITPGMSGAEALERL; this is translated from the coding sequence GTGTCGGGTACAGAAGAGATCCCCATCCCTCTCCGGGAGCGGGAGGCGGCGGGCTATGTCATCCCCCTCGGCCCGGCCAACCTGGTGTTTGCAAAGACCGAGAACGGTCTGCTCGGCTGCGGGGCGTTTGATGTGGACGCACTCGAACGTTTCGGCTATCCGGCGGCCCGGATCCGCCCGAGTGGTGAATCCGTCCGGGACATCGACGACCTCCTCAACGGCACGGTGGCAGCGGCCAATGCCCCGGCCAGAGCGCGCGGCATCACCCCAGGCATGAGCGGGGCAGAGGCCCTGGAGCGCCTCTGA
- the ribH gene encoding 6,7-dimethyl-8-ribityllumazine synthase codes for MAIKIGFVVAEFNRDITYMMEIEGREHAQFLGAEVTETIYVPGAYDMPLAIKKLLTKGDIDAVVTIGCVIEGATQHDEIVVQHAARKIIDLSLEYNKPVALGISGPGMTRMEATERMDYAKRAVESAVKMIQRLE; via the coding sequence ATGGCAATCAAGATCGGCTTTGTGGTCGCGGAGTTCAACCGCGATATCACCTATATGATGGAGATCGAAGGACGGGAGCACGCCCAATTCCTGGGTGCCGAGGTGACCGAGACCATCTATGTCCCCGGCGCCTACGACATGCCCCTTGCAATCAAAAAACTGCTCACAAAGGGCGATATCGACGCCGTCGTCACTATCGGCTGCGTCATTGAGGGGGCGACCCAGCACGACGAGATCGTCGTCCAGCACGCCGCCCGCAAGATCATCGACCTCTCCCTGGAGTACAATAAACCCGTCGCCCTCGGCATCTCCGGGCCGGGCATGACCCGGATGGAGGCCACCGAGCGGATGGATTACGCCAAGCGTGCCGTTGAATCGGCCGTCAAGATGATTCAGAGATTGGAATGA
- the ribC gene encoding riboflavin synthase, whose protein sequence is MKVGVADTTFARVNMGAIAIDELKRQASVAIERTTVPGFKDLPVACKKLIEERGCEIVIALGMPGGKEKDKLCAHEASQGLMLAQLMTNRHIIEVFVHEDEAKDDAELAWLAEQRTREHAVNAVNLVLRPQVLVRQAGSGQRQGFEDAGPARQ, encoded by the coding sequence ATGAAGGTCGGGGTGGCCGACACCACCTTCGCCCGCGTGAACATGGGGGCGATCGCCATCGACGAACTGAAGCGTCAGGCGAGCGTGGCGATCGAGCGTACAACCGTCCCCGGCTTCAAGGACCTCCCGGTCGCCTGCAAGAAACTCATCGAGGAACGGGGCTGCGAGATCGTCATCGCCCTGGGCATGCCGGGCGGCAAGGAGAAGGACAAACTCTGCGCCCACGAGGCCTCGCAGGGGCTCATGCTCGCCCAGCTCATGACCAACCGGCACATCATCGAGGTCTTCGTCCACGAGGACGAGGCGAAGGACGACGCCGAACTCGCCTGGCTGGCCGAACAGCGGACGCGGGAGCACGCCGTCAACGCCGTTAATCTCGTCCTCCGCCCCCAGGTGCTCGTCAGACAGGCGGGCAGCGGGCAGCGGCAGGGCTTCGAGGACGCCGGCCCTGCCCGGCAGTAA
- a CDS encoding ABC transporter substrate binding protein — protein MLILSSYNQGFEWTDDVIDGALSVLPPDADTDVHIEYMDTKRASGEDYFDHLLEVYRIKYRSDPPDVIIADEEDAYRFLVEHRDDLFPGAPVVVTGLNWRPDRTEPGYPGFTGVMEDYEIMRTIDLALDLHPGTEHLVIVNDNISMAGKENDLLLKDIIPHYQNWIGITEIKERSLQDLGTALEKIPENSVVLLLTYNTDADGRVFTYDETAALVTAMTDAPVYGVWDFYVGDGIVGGWMTRGCDQGMTGGEMARAILDGTPVEEIPAVVATPQQAIFDYRQLLRFDIPESALPPESTVLYRPDTTIEVPVQTLAVGGFMGLVLIGLLATLVLTNRQLKGAEQRARVNEERLTMALEASKDGIWEWNLQDNTTYFSPTYYRMLGYEPGEFPSSFTTWEAMIHPDDLDQTISRLRSALEPEGPPYKTEFRLHTKEGGWRWVLGRGQVMEWQDGTPLRMVGTHVDITERKRTELELDIYRQHLEDLVGDRTAELDRTIADLQTEVRERTAAEERLAAETERLSVTLRSIGDGVITTDTAGNILLINRAAEVITGWSDAEARGKALSEVLRIFDEKSRTPVADPVRKVMLENAIVEIPDDTVLIRRDGTERLIADSAAPVRGSDSRILGVVIVFRDVTGARHAEEERIRNQKLESVGLLAGGIAHDFNNFLMAVLGNLQIAMDGVDPEEERFGYLREAESALFRARDLTTQLLTFARGGAPVRQSRRLEEMIRETATFTLRGSHTRASCEIDENLWPVDVDIGQISQVVQNLVLNASQAMPDGGTVTIRARNRDLTDEVPDLPAGRYVAVEVIDTGVGIASQNLQRIFDPYFTTRPDGRGLGLSSCLSIVRKHDGTIEVSSTPGEGTTFTVYLPATEKPPIIEESEIDDLAMTERGRVLVMDDEHHIRDVITVMLEKRGFSVDAVPDGETAITAYQRAIAEGKPYNSVILDLTVPGGMGGREAIFRLKELDPSVRAIVSSGYSQDPVMAEYEAFGFAAAIQKPFRMSDLVATLDRLAQNGQK, from the coding sequence GTGCTCATCCTCTCCTCATACAACCAGGGATTTGAGTGGACCGACGACGTGATCGACGGGGCGCTCTCGGTGCTCCCCCCCGACGCCGATACCGACGTCCATATCGAGTACATGGACACCAAACGCGCCTCCGGCGAGGACTACTTCGATCATCTCCTGGAGGTCTACCGGATCAAGTACCGCAGCGACCCGCCGGACGTGATCATCGCCGACGAGGAGGACGCCTACCGGTTCCTGGTCGAGCACCGGGACGACCTCTTCCCGGGGGCGCCGGTCGTGGTCACCGGGCTGAACTGGCGCCCTGACCGTACGGAGCCTGGGTATCCGGGCTTCACCGGCGTCATGGAGGACTACGAGATCATGCGGACCATCGACCTGGCCCTCGACCTCCACCCGGGGACCGAGCACCTGGTCATCGTCAACGACAACATCTCCATGGCCGGAAAAGAAAACGACCTCCTCCTGAAGGATATCATCCCCCACTACCAGAACTGGATCGGGATCACCGAGATCAAAGAGCGCAGTCTCCAGGACCTCGGCACCGCCCTGGAAAAGATACCGGAGAACAGCGTCGTCCTCCTCCTCACCTACAACACCGACGCCGACGGACGGGTGTTCACCTATGACGAGACCGCCGCCCTGGTCACCGCCATGACCGACGCCCCGGTCTATGGCGTCTGGGACTTCTATGTCGGCGACGGCATCGTCGGCGGATGGATGACACGGGGGTGCGACCAGGGGATGACCGGCGGGGAGATGGCCCGGGCGATCCTGGACGGCACCCCGGTGGAGGAGATCCCGGCGGTGGTGGCGACCCCGCAGCAGGCGATCTTCGACTACCGCCAGCTCCTGCGCTTCGATATCCCGGAATCGGCCCTGCCACCGGAGAGCACCGTGCTGTATCGCCCCGACACCACCATCGAGGTGCCGGTCCAGACGCTTGCGGTGGGCGGGTTCATGGGGCTCGTGCTGATCGGTCTGCTCGCCACGCTGGTGCTGACAAACCGGCAATTGAAGGGGGCCGAACAACGGGCTCGGGTCAATGAGGAACGCCTCACCATGGCACTCGAAGCCTCGAAAGACGGCATCTGGGAATGGAACCTCCAGGACAACACCACCTATTTCAGCCCGACCTATTACCGCATGCTCGGCTACGAACCCGGTGAATTTCCCTCCTCCTTCACCACATGGGAGGCCATGATCCACCCCGACGACCTGGACCAGACCATATCCAGACTGCGGTCCGCCCTGGAGCCCGAGGGCCCCCCCTACAAGACCGAGTTCAGACTGCATACCAAAGAAGGGGGCTGGCGATGGGTGCTCGGACGGGGACAGGTCATGGAGTGGCAGGACGGCACCCCCCTCCGCATGGTCGGTACCCACGTCGATATCACCGAGCGGAAGAGGACCGAACTGGAGCTGGATATCTACCGCCAGCACCTCGAGGACCTGGTGGGCGATCGGACGGCCGAACTGGACCGGACGATCGCCGACCTGCAGACCGAGGTGCGGGAGCGGACGGCGGCAGAGGAACGGCTTGCCGCTGAGACAGAGCGCCTCAGCGTCACCCTGCGCTCGATCGGCGACGGCGTGATCACCACCGACACCGCCGGCAATATCCTGCTCATCAACCGTGCCGCCGAGGTGATCACCGGATGGAGCGATGCGGAGGCCCGCGGGAAGGCCCTCTCAGAGGTGCTGCGGATCTTCGATGAGAAAAGCCGGACGCCGGTCGCCGACCCGGTGCGCAAAGTGATGCTGGAGAATGCGATCGTCGAGATCCCGGACGACACCGTGCTCATCAGGCGGGACGGCACCGAACGGCTGATTGCCGACTCGGCAGCGCCGGTGCGGGGCAGCGACAGCCGGATCCTGGGGGTGGTGATCGTGTTCAGGGACGTCACCGGTGCCCGCCATGCCGAGGAGGAGCGGATCCGGAACCAGAAACTCGAGTCGGTCGGGCTGCTTGCCGGCGGAATCGCCCACGACTTCAACAACTTCCTGATGGCCGTGCTCGGGAACCTCCAGATCGCCATGGACGGCGTGGACCCGGAGGAGGAACGGTTCGGATACCTCAGGGAGGCCGAGTCGGCACTCTTCAGGGCGCGGGACCTGACGACCCAGCTCCTCACCTTTGCCCGTGGCGGGGCGCCGGTGCGCCAGTCCAGGAGGCTCGAAGAGATGATCCGGGAGACGGCCACCTTCACGCTCCGTGGCTCGCACACACGCGCCTCCTGTGAGATCGACGAGAACCTCTGGCCGGTGGACGTGGACATCGGGCAGATCTCGCAGGTGGTCCAGAACCTGGTGCTCAACGCCTCCCAGGCGATGCCGGACGGCGGGACGGTCACCATCAGGGCACGCAACCGGGATCTGACCGATGAGGTGCCCGACCTGCCGGCAGGGCGCTATGTGGCCGTTGAGGTGATCGATACCGGCGTCGGGATCGCTTCCCAGAACCTGCAGCGGATCTTCGATCCCTACTTCACCACCAGACCGGACGGCCGCGGTCTGGGACTCTCCAGCTGCCTCTCCATCGTCAGAAAACATGACGGCACCATCGAGGTCTCCTCAACACCGGGAGAGGGCACGACCTTCACGGTCTATCTCCCTGCAACAGAGAAACCACCCATCATCGAGGAGAGCGAGATCGACGATCTGGCGATGACGGAGCGCGGGCGGGTGCTGGTCATGGACGACGAGCACCATATCAGGGACGTGATCACCGTCATGCTCGAAAAACGCGGCTTCTCGGTCGACGCCGTGCCGGATGGGGAGACTGCAATCACGGCATATCAGCGGGCGATAGCCGAAGGGAAGCCATACAACTCCGTAATCCTGGACCTGACGGTGCCGGGCGGGATGGGCGGCCGCGAGGCGATCTTCCGCCTGAAGGAGCTGGATCCGTCGGTGCGGGCGATCGTATCGAGCGGGTATTCCCAGGACCCGGTGATGGCGGAGTACGAGGCATTCGGGTTTGCCGCCGCCATCCAGAAACCCTTCAGGATGAGTGACCTGGTCGCCACCCTGGACCGCCTGGCACAAAACGGGCAAAAATGA
- a CDS encoding MBL fold metallo-hydrolase, translating to MPVVWLPGEGYYANSYIHNGVLIDAGVTPMALAPHADRIERIVLTHTHYDHIAFLREIADLTGAEICVHALDAGGLSGDAVSLARVFGGRAPMVPPGRLLDGGEEINGMTVIHTPGHTPGGISLWDADERALFSGDTVFTGGSFGRCDFPGGDAAALAASIGRLSELEVEALYPGHGEPVRSGGTRHIAAAAYALRGMR from the coding sequence ATGCCAGTCGTGTGGTTGCCGGGAGAGGGGTATTATGCGAACAGTTACATCCACAACGGGGTGCTCATCGACGCCGGGGTGACGCCGATGGCCCTCGCCCCCCATGCCGACCGGATCGAGCGGATCGTGCTCACCCATACGCACTACGACCACATCGCCTTCCTGCGGGAGATCGCCGATCTCACCGGGGCGGAGATCTGTGTCCACGCCCTCGATGCCGGGGGGCTCTCCGGCGACGCCGTCAGCCTGGCCCGGGTCTTCGGGGGCAGGGCGCCGATGGTCCCGCCTGGCCGCCTCCTGGACGGGGGGGAGGAGATCAACGGCATGACGGTGATCCACACCCCGGGCCACACGCCGGGCGGGATCTCGCTCTGGGACGCCGACGAACGAGCGCTCTTCTCCGGCGACACCGTCTTCACCGGGGGCTCCTTCGGGCGCTGCGACTTCCCCGGCGGCGATGCGGCGGCGCTCGCCGCCTCGATCGGGCGCCTGAGCGAACTCGAGGTGGAGGCGCTCTACCCGGGCCACGGCGAACCGGTGCGATCGGGCGGCACCCGCCACATCGCGGCGGCGGCATACGCCCTTCGGGGCATGCGATGA
- the thiC gene encoding phosphomethylpyrimidine synthase ThiC, which yields MCVMQTLIKESLSGVPPEVEAVARDEGLSPRQAARAVTRGRITIAANPRRPHRLSAIGEGCRIKVNVNVGTSGERCDPALEMRKAAAALANGADALMDLSTGGDLVAIRKAILSLDTTVGTVPIYEAVRRAGNAADVDADLLFRVIREHCRQGVDFLTLHCGVNQEALASLRLDPRIMGVVSRGGAFHVAMMAATGEENPLYAEYDYLLEILSENDVVISLGDGMRPGCIYDAERLAKATEYVTLGVLARRALSAGVQRLIEGPGHMPLDQVGYNVQMMKEICDGAPLYLLGPLVTDIAAGYDHVAAAIGGAVAAMNGADFLCMVSPAEHLALPDEDDIVEGTRVARVAAHAADIVRLGEGAHTGADLKMAQARRRLNWDEQFTAAMFGEHARRIHERDGDLETCSMCGDLCAVKMVRDILDEQKE from the coding sequence ATGTGTGTTATGCAGACCCTGATCAAGGAGTCCCTCAGCGGCGTCCCTCCCGAGGTGGAGGCGGTGGCGAGGGACGAGGGGTTGTCGCCACGGCAGGCGGCCAGAGCCGTGACGAGGGGGCGGATCACCATCGCCGCCAATCCCCGCCGCCCGCATCGCCTCTCCGCCATCGGGGAGGGGTGCCGGATCAAGGTGAACGTGAACGTCGGCACCTCGGGGGAGCGGTGCGACCCGGCGCTGGAGATGAGGAAGGCGGCGGCGGCCCTGGCGAACGGCGCCGACGCCCTGATGGACCTCTCGACCGGGGGCGATCTTGTGGCGATCAGGAAGGCGATCCTGAGCCTGGACACCACGGTGGGGACGGTGCCGATCTACGAGGCGGTGCGGCGGGCCGGAAACGCCGCCGATGTGGACGCCGACCTGCTCTTCCGGGTGATCCGGGAGCACTGCCGGCAGGGCGTGGACTTCCTCACCCTCCATTGCGGGGTGAACCAGGAGGCGCTGGCATCGCTCAGGCTCGACCCCAGGATCATGGGGGTGGTCTCCCGGGGCGGTGCGTTCCATGTGGCAATGATGGCCGCCACCGGCGAGGAGAACCCGCTGTATGCGGAGTACGATTATCTCCTCGAGATCCTGAGTGAGAACGACGTGGTCATCTCCCTGGGCGACGGCATGCGGCCCGGCTGCATCTATGACGCCGAGCGCCTGGCGAAGGCGACCGAATACGTCACCCTGGGGGTGCTGGCGAGACGGGCGCTCTCGGCCGGGGTTCAGCGCCTCATCGAGGGGCCGGGCCATATGCCCCTCGACCAGGTCGGCTATAATGTGCAGATGATGAAGGAGATCTGCGACGGGGCGCCCCTCTACCTCCTTGGCCCCCTGGTGACCGATATCGCAGCGGGCTACGACCATGTGGCGGCGGCGATCGGCGGGGCGGTGGCGGCGATGAACGGCGCCGATTTCCTCTGCATGGTCTCGCCGGCCGAGCACCTGGCCCTCCCGGACGAGGACGACATCGTCGAGGGCACCAGGGTGGCCCGCGTCGCCGCCCATGCCGCTGATATCGTCCGTCTGGGCGAGGGCGCCCATACCGGTGCCGACCTGAAAATGGCGCAGGCCCGCCGCCGCCTGAACTGGGACGAGCAGTTCACGGCGGCGATGTTCGGGGAGCACGCCCGCCGGATCCACGAGCGGGACGGCGATCTGGAGACCTGCTCGATGTGCGGCGATCTCTGCGCCGTCAAGATGGTCCGGGATATCCTGGACGAACAGAAGGAATAG
- a CDS encoding flavodoxin family protein — MKVLGISGSMRKDGNTAQLIRYILAKVQVEGIETEFVSLADKDIKPCTGCERCKETKWCVIEGDDWGDIANRMLEAEVVVIGSPTYYYDINGQLKNLIDRTYSFYHDRKLAGRNAVAVTVCADRGCERSLETIEGFLNTHQYSYLGHVCGKAYMPGEIMTDERAVKKANAVAAKIINLLQPHD, encoded by the coding sequence ATGAAGGTCCTCGGCATATCAGGGAGCATGCGAAAGGACGGCAACACCGCACAGCTGATCCGATACATCCTGGCGAAGGTGCAGGTGGAGGGCATCGAGACCGAGTTCGTCTCGCTTGCCGATAAGGATATCAAGCCATGCACCGGGTGTGAACGCTGCAAAGAAACAAAATGGTGCGTGATCGAGGGTGACGACTGGGGCGACATCGCCAACCGGATGCTCGAGGCAGAAGTCGTCGTCATCGGATCGCCGACCTACTATTATGACATCAACGGCCAGCTGAAGAACCTCATCGACCGCACCTACTCCTTCTACCACGACCGCAAACTCGCCGGCAGGAACGCCGTCGCCGTCACCGTCTGTGCCGACCGCGGCTGCGAGCGTTCGCTCGAGACGATCGAGGGCTTCCTCAACACCCACCAGTACTCCTATCTCGGCCATGTCTGCGGCAAGGCCTACATGCCCGGCGAGATCATGACCGACGAACGGGCGGTGAAAAAGGCCAACGCCGTCGCCGCAAAGATCATCAACCTCCTCCAGCCCCACGACTGA
- the purE gene encoding 5-(carboxyamino)imidazole ribonucleotide mutase → MPDVAIITGSASDAVIAEKAVKVLEEYGISHDMQVISAHRDPDRLDDYIASSDARIFICIAGMAAALPGVVASKTKRPVIGVPVSGTLMGGLDALLSIVQMPRGVPVACVAVDGGENAAHLAARILGVV, encoded by the coding sequence ATGCCCGATGTTGCCATCATCACAGGCTCGGCCTCGGATGCCGTCATCGCCGAAAAAGCCGTAAAAGTGCTCGAAGAATACGGGATATCCCATGATATGCAGGTGATCTCGGCCCACCGCGATCCTGACCGCCTCGACGACTACATCGCCTCCTCAGACGCCCGCATCTTCATCTGCATCGCCGGGATGGCTGCCGCCCTGCCGGGGGTCGTAGCCTCGAAGACGAAACGACCCGTGATCGGGGTGCCGGTCTCCGGCACACTCATGGGGGGCCTCGACGCCCTCCTCTCCATCGTCCAGATGCCAAGAGGCGTGCCGGTCGCCTGCGTGGCCGTGGACGGCGGGGAGAACGCCGCCCATCTCGCCGCAAGGATTCTTGGGGTTGTCTGA